The following proteins are co-located in the Solanum pennellii chromosome 8, SPENNV200 genome:
- the LOC107027678 gene encoding uncharacterized protein LOC107027678, producing the protein MWAMKMLKKDWNEAADQRLNGLNELDEFPLKAYESSAIYKYNMKQYHDQRIEKRESVVGELVLLFNYKLRLFPRNLPSKWTGPFLITKVFPHGAVELDNKESARFTVNGQRIKIYLGHAESVHEVVETYHLDEF; encoded by the coding sequence atgtgggcaatgaagatgCTAAAGAAGGATTGGAATGAAGCGGCGGATCAAAgactaaatgggttgaatgagcttgatgagtttcccCTCAAAGCctatgaaagttcagccatcTATAAATACAATATGAAGCAGTACCACGACCAAAGGATTGAAAAGCGAGAATCTGTTGTTGGGGAATTGGTGCTTCTATTCAACTATAAGCTACGCTTGTTTCCAAGAAATCTCCCGTCTAAGTGGACAGGACCATTCCTCATCACTAAAGTGTTCCCacatggagcggttgagttggatAATAAGGAGAGCGCAAGGTTCACAGTTAACGGACAAAGGATTAAGATCTACCTGGGGCATGCAGAGAGtgtccatgaagtggttgagacatatcaccttgatgaattttga